The stretch of DNA ccccatcaggggcctggcctgcaacccaggcatgtgctgtgactggaaattgaaccagtgaccctttggtttccatgccggcactcaatccactcaaccacaccagccagggcaggaacccGAATCTTTACTTGGGTCTCTTGAAGAACATCGAAGTGTGTCCAACTCACAATTCTCAGCGACATTCACTGAACATCTCTTTATCCCCATCCCCATTTTCTTGTACCTCTTACCAGCTCTGAGACTCTACAAGCCCATCCCAGCTGTAGCCCAACTCCTGGCCACCTACATGGCTCTTCTGCCACCCTCTGCATGCAGGCCTCTCTCAGCACTTTGAGTTAATGGAGTCTCTTCTTCTAGCtttaatttctctctccctttaccCATTACCTGATTTGCCACAGCAAAGAAGACTCTGGGACCAACCCCAAAGTAGggctcttttcctctttcctcccattTACTCAGTTGCATACCTCATTTGGCTTTTTCTAACTCTACACTGCAAAATGTCCAAGAACCATGAGGGCAGACTGAACAAtcctgagagaaaaaaatggtaagcAAAGCACAATATTTTTAGAGGGTGGCACTGGGGACTTAATCATcttgccaacacacacacaattctcaTGAAGTTCCCCCTCCTCCACTGTCCACAAGGACTGGCCTTACATCATGCTGATTTTCTTTCACACTGTCACTCACTTCtgcactctctccctctccacaccCACAGATGTGGCCAAGGCCTCAGCATAGCCTGGCCTCCTGGTTAAGCATCTGGCTTTCTCACTGACTCCAGCTTCTCAATTTTCCAACCTGTCCTGCAAATTTCACAGTTGACCTTTACCACACTCGGCAGGCACCATGCTTCCCTAGTCCATGGAGTCCAAGTTTGCACTTGGGCACCCACATCGAGCACGTGGCAGCATCTCTGCACTCTCCCTATCTGCTTCAGCTGCACTGGGCCTCCAGGAAGCACCCACCTGAGTTCTGACACCTCCAAAAGGCCACCCCAACTACCTCTCAATTCTGAACCACAGCACTTAAAGTTtgtaccatataatctcacttctcattttctcttttgattattttaaaactttgagtCTTCTTCCCATAAGCCATAAGCTCTTTGAGATCAGGCACTTCAGAGGCATTGTAAGAAGCATGCAGAGGTCCTCAAAGCCATCTTCCTCTATTAGCTCATGACAAGAAAAACAGACCTGTGTCTACTCCAAGGACCTTGATGGAAATCTCCAGGTCTCCTTACCGAGTCATTTTTAAGAACTTCTGAATAACAGGGAAGAAGAAGcccttttaaaaagcatgtattCAACTGCTTTTACAGTAGATAATTTATTCAGCTGGCTCAAAACTTAAAATGAAGTCAGTCAGTTCCCCTGCTGAGTGGGAAACAATGTctggtttcttatttatttttcaataggtATTTGATGCATGTATAAGCCGAGGTGAACATATTCTCTTctccctcatttttttattcacagCTAGTATGCAATACTCATTTTCtgcatcttacattttctttaaccaATGTATTTCAGACATCATCCAATACAAGCACCTGGGGAGCTTCCCCACACTTTGCCTTGTGACCTTGTAGAATTACAGTGTAGGAATCACCCTAATTTATTTAAGCAATCTCCAGCTGTTAAACAGTGAGGGTGTCTCCAGTCTTTTACTACCATTGACAATGCTGAAGTGAATAGCCTGGCTGAAATATGAGGTCCGTCTGGAGAAAGTTCAGCCATTGTCTAATGAGAATgctttgcatgacatcaatgtaatctgaaagccaaggagaggggactagaatgtgcatgtgtgaacaatgatgacttcactgtactagtcactgggaaTAGTAGACACTGTCGAGTAAGCATacgtactgtgtggccatcacattcaaaatgaccgagctagtagagcaacaaatctgcatcaaattttgtgttaagcttgaacattcccctgcagaaactatttggatgattcagaacaCCGCAGCAATggtcaactggtgattggcagcttcataatGACAATGTGTcctctcatgcatcacgtcttgtatagagttttttttgaggaacatcaaatcccccaggtgattcagctcccctatagcccagatttggtgctctgtgacttctggcttttcctaaaactaaaatcacctgaaagggaagagatttcaaaccattgataagattcaggaaaatacgacagggcagcggATAGTGACTgcaagaactgtgtgaggtcccaaggtgcctactctgaaggggactgaggcatcatcaTCCTGTgtacgatgtttcttgtatcttttaccttcttcaataaatgtctctatttttcatagttcatGGCTGGCTACATTCTGGATGGACCTCATATAATGTCATATATGTTGTGTCTCTCTGTGGGACAAATCCTAGAATTTCTAGGTAAGGTAATATGtgattttgaaagatatttttagattGCTCTCCAAAGAGCAAAATGTGAAGGTGCACATTCTCCATACTCTTGCTATCTAATAGGTGAAACTTTCACGTCAGTGTAATTTGATTTGCACTGCTCTCCTTATCAATGTAGTTAGGTAGCTGTTTATGGGCAAGGGTGTGTATCGGTGTGTACTGTTTTTATCCTCTACTCACTTTTCTAATCAATGTAtcagagttctttatgtattagGGGATTAGATCTTTGTTCTATGAACTACAGATAATTTCCCCAGATAGTTTGTTTGTCTTTTGACCCTGCCTTTGGGCTATTGCTAGGCAAAATTACTTTTCTATAGCCAAATTTACCAGCCTTTGCTTTTATGGCTCCTAGGTTATGTGTGTCTTGCTCAGAAAGGAACAGGACTGactgccctccccaccagctccctacacaccttttaaaattttgtcagtATAAGAAGCTTGGAATGACTTACCAGGTTTAGTGAGGAAGGAACAGGGCAACTCTTCCCCTCCAGCAGATCCCAGTTTTAGGGGGACACAGAGTAAACTCACTATTGCAATACTGTGTTATAATAAATGAGAAGGGGCACATAGGCACCAGCCTGAGTTGGCCAGAGAAGGCTTTCCAAAGGAGGTGGCCTCTAGGCACATTGGAGGCATAAGCAGGAGTTAGCCAGATGAAGAATGACCTTCCAGTAAAAGcagcagcaagtgcaaaggcaaGAAGCAACAAGACTCTGTCAAGGTTGTCCAGTCTGGCAAAAGGACACAGAGCCCTGCAGGGGTGGTGTGTGGTAAGAGGTGGAGCTAGATAGGAAGGCAAGGTCCAGATAACAGAGGGCCAAGTGTGTCCTGCCCAGGAGTCGGGGCCTTACCCTGAGGCAGTGGCGAAGCGGCAGAGGGACACATCAGCCTATGGAGGAAGAACTAACAGTTCAGTGTGGAGGCTACGCCCTGGCTCAGAGGTTTCTTGTGATAGCAGCAGCCCTAGCAGCCTACAGGCTCCAGGGGCCAAACGAGAGTACAAATTTCAGACCTAAAAGTTCTGTCCTGTCAAACTTCCAGAATTCTACAAAAATCATCAGGgaagccctggcccagtggctcagttggctggatcatcatcccatacaccagaaggttgcagattcaatccccagtcagggcacatacctgagttgtgggtttgatccccagtctctccaaaatcaaataaaaatatcctcaggtgagaattagaAAAAGACAATCATTAGGGAAGCTAGCGTCTTCTCTAAGAAAGATTTCTGCCTAATGACAACTTCGAGAGCTTTAACTCAGAAGGGAAGCCATGTTTATCACTCCCATCTCAGCGCCCCTCCAGCAGATAGGGCCAGGTTAATGCAACACAGGCTCTCAGCAGAGCTCAGAGAACTGGGCCCTTCAGCCCTAGCCAAAGACCCCCAcgcaaaatgggcaaaagagctGCAGGATTGCCACAATGACGTGGCAGACCCCAAGCGATGGGGTCTCCAGCTGGCCCACATCCAAGGGAATATCTCTTTCCTTCCAGCTAACAAGGTTCAATCAGCTCCGAGTAGCTGGAGCTGTTTTCAGAGGTATCAGGGAAACTTACAAGTTTCTCTGCTCCTGTGACCTTTCATCAAAACAGGTATTTTGTAGCAGGACTCTCGGGTAACTGTCTTCCCCAAAGTGTCCAGCACAAAGGCCGTCCCAcaataagcactcagtaaataaatGGTAGCAGTTGCCGTTAAAACTGGGAagccggccctggctggtgtagctcagtggattgagcgtaggcctgcgaaccaaagcattgccggtttgattcccagtcagggcacatgcctgggttgcaggccaggtccccagtatggggtgtgctagaggcaaccacacattgatgtttcactccctttcttcctcccttccccatctcctaaaataaataaataaaatctttaaaaacacacacaaaaatctggaAAGCCTCACCATTCATTAGCAGGGTGCCAAGGGAAAGGAAGGGCCATGTGGACAGGAAGGAGGGATGTTCATTTAAGTGCAACTTTGAGACCGTCTCTGGATTCCAATTACCCATGCCTTCCTCATACCCCGACCTCCAAACCAGTCAAAGAGGCTGGTTCTTAAAGCTGCCATTTTAGTTTTATCTCCTTCAGTGCTCTAAGGCAGTTTTATCCCAAAGGGTCACTTGATTAAGTCAAGCGATACAGAAGTAAAGGCTCTTAGAAGCTGCTAGAGGCTTTGATTCTAGCCAGCAGGCTTCCCGGTGCCCCCTTGAAAGCACCTCTACCCTCAGTGTCTAAAGGCATGCATGGGGTCCTACTCACCCCTGGCCGGGAAGGCAGGAGGGCAGGAAGCCAGCCCTAATCTCAGCTCCAAATAGGCAGACAAGCACCTTCCCAGTGCAGCCATCAAACAGCAATTAGGTCAAAGGCAGAATGCAGAGGGCTAAGCATGCGTGTAGGAGTCTGCTTTCCCACCCGTGTGCgctgtggggggaggcagggaggcagacgCACTAAGGCCCCATCTCAGGTGCAGAAAAAGTGATGAGGACACCAAGAAGCAAGGAGCCTAAGATCCAGGGCAGGTTCCAACTCTGCTGGCTGCGTGCCTATCACTTGCACAAAGCACCATGTCTGTTCAGggttgggattttatttttcccaaaatgaGATAGTCTACTTCAGTAAATGTTAAGGACACTCACTAGTATGTATACATATCTAGCTttaacttccatttatttgacatttaGTATGTAGGGGACACTCAGTGGGGTGGTTATTCTGCACAAATTATCTGATTTGATCCTCTCAACCACTCCATGAGGGTAGGACAATACAGATGAGGAgagtgaggctcagaaaggctgaGCCCTGAGTCAAGGCCCCACTGCTAGCatgtggcagggctgggatttaaacgAGGGGCTGTCCTACTTCAGAGCCCTTTTGTCCTTAGCTACTGTATGACGCGGGGGCCTAAGAAGCACCAGTCAGGAGTCAGCCCAGACCTATCCCCACCCACACTTACCAACACCCTGATCTCTGAGACCACAGATAAGCTGTGAAGGAAGGACAGAGTTTCCCAAAAGGCCGCTTTACTTTATTTCCCAGTACCCTCATCTCACAGCATGGTCAGTGAGAAATCTCAGGGTCTTGCCAACTTGCAGGCCTTCCTGATTCTGCGTGGCAGCTGGAGCTCCAAAGGCCTGGTAGGGACCCACCACCCTGGGGATCTCCAGCTGAGGCAGTTTCCAAAAGCAGTTTCTAGGCATGGTGTAGAATCACAGTTGGTCAGTGCTCCTCAGGGCCCTTCCAGGGGCACAGGGACAATATGGCAGCTCGCTCCTCTGGCTTGCTGGGCTCATCCCAAGAAAAGGTGAAGAGGAGCTCCAGATAGCTAATGTCTCTTGGTTGAAAGAAGTTGAGTCCTGGGCTCTTGGTCCAATTTAGCCTGGGGCAAGTCAGACCCTTGGAGACTGTGGAGCAGGcccaggccaggtccctattCAGCAAAGGAGAATTTCCACCATACTTGGCCAATGCCCACCTTCACTGACTTGGCCTGAAAACGTACTGGGGACACACGGGGACACACAGCAGAGATCCTCGGTTCAGCTCTGCTGGAAGTCGGCATGCTGGGAGAGGACTTCCTTCACTTTGTCCACAATGGTGCCCACCTCAGCCATGGCCCCCAGACCTAGGGAGCAAAGTTCTGCTGTGGCCCTGCAGACTTAGGCAGGGTACaatcccccactcccagcccacaCAGTGCTCCCCTGAGGTCTCCTCCCACAGCCCAGTGCCTGAGAAGGCCAGGGCTGCCTGAGCAAGACCCGTCATACCTTCTGAAACCCCTCTGGGTCAGGCCCCAGGAACAGTTACCACAGCTGTCAGGAAATGTGCATGGACTGTGTATCTAGGATACCATACACCTTCCAtaaactatctcatttaattccaaCAATTCTGAAGAAAAGGAATTATAATTTCCATCTTCCAGATGAGAAAGCCAGCCTCAGAGGAGAATGGTTTCTCCTGAGGTCACAACAGGCTGGGATCTGAACCCAGCGCTGACCCTGGGCCACGAGAACAAGAAGTGAACCTGGCTAGGTGCCCACCTTGGTCGCCACACACCAGCTTCTTGGCCACACAGGGTATCTCGATGTAGCCGAAGGCCTGGAGCTGACCCACCTGCTGCGAAGTGATCGGGTGCTCCCACATGGCAGTGTTCATCGCCGGGCAGAAGAGCAGGGGCTTGCTGCGGTCCCAGGCCCGGATGACACAGGTCtgtgaagaagggaaagggagggggtgcctgctgccctgcctgccagcccttCCCATTCCTACACACCATCCTCTGGGCCATAACCAGCCTCAGTGTTTTGATAACTGGGGGCTGCTGTCTACAGGGAGCTTTCTCAGGTCCCCCAGGGGGTGGGGTTatgtctcttctcccctctccacctccccacagGCTCTGGCACAGGGCCCAGAAGGTGCTTTACCAGCCACCTCCAAGCAGACCTCCCCTCCTATACAGGCAGGTCTCCCTGTGTCCAAGCACAAGGCTTCTCCACAGCCAGCCACACCTCACAGACAGAAGCAGCCCTGGCAGCAGAAGGCCAGCTCTGCGGTTACCCACAAAGCTAAGCACCAGACAGCTCAGCAGGTAGCACCCAAGCACCGACTCTACTTCAAGGCTAATTAAAGCTGACAACAAAAACATCTTACAAGTGACAAAGACCCTCTCAGGTATATGCTCCATGAACCCCCGCTGCAACCCTGTAAGAAGGTGCTGTCCGTCTCACAGATGGGGGAGCTGTACTCCCCAGGGGTGAGCAGTTGCTCGAAGTCACACATCCAGACAATGACCTGGAACATGAggctttgcacagccttcactgcACCTCACAGCTTCACCACCTCCTGATCGCCAGGCCCCCATCTGGTCACAGGTCAGAGTCGCTGTGAAAGGAAATCCTTAGCACTGTGGGCTTTGAAGTCACATAGACCTGGTTTCAAATCCTGGCTGAGTTATTACTGAGTTATTACTATTACTAGCTGTGAGAATTTGGACAAATTAGTTAATGCCAAGAGTTGGTTTCCTCTTACAAAAGCACCCCCTCACTAGGTATTTGTGAGGATTGGGTGTGAAAATACTTAAAGCTCTTCACACTGAGCCTGGCAAGAAGTACAGGCTCCAGAAACAGTAGCTCCTATGAATATTATGGCCCGGGCTCCCTGGGTCAAAGGCCACCTGGGGCATAAATAAGCTCTGGGGCCCCCGGGAGTATGCTCCTCCGTGCTGACTACCCCAGGCACCTTCTCCTGGACTGCTGGCCCCTCGAGGAGACAAGCCAACACACCTCCTTCCTAAAGTGGAACCTgtctgggaagagagaggggagtcCATAGAACAGTGAAATGAAAAGGCCAGGACCAATGCCACCCTTCTCAGTACCCCTGCCCTCTcctggggacaggaaggaagCAGGACAGTGCACGGCCTCAGGATCTGGCTTTTACTCAGTGCCAGACACCAGCTTTTGTTTCCCACCAAGACCTCTCAGCTCAGCAGCCGGACTATGAGTAGACAGTTTCAGTCACACTTCCTCTTGGCTCTGTGCCACCTGTTGCTTCTGCAGAAGTCATGAGCATACCTAGAAGAGCTCTCTGACTGCATGCggggtggggtgtgggctgggctggggtttCTATGTGTCCTCAAAACAAAGCACGCTGACCAGAGCAGAAACCCAAACCTCCTGTGTCCGGTACCTCTCTAGCTCTGCCTACCTCGTCTCGAAGCTCAGGGCTTCCTGGACAAACCACAGTTCATCCGACCCTTCTGACAACAAGAGGCATGAAGATGACTTTAGTTCCCATGGTCACTTCTGTTTGGCCAATGCTATATTCAGCACCTTAGGCTCTGCCCCTGGGAATGTGCTTTGGTGGAGAAAAGGCCTCACTCCTGATCAGAGAATCAACTCCTAGCTAGACTGGTGACCCAGGAAAGTCACCTGCTCTTTCTGGATATGCTTGGCTGTTTAGCACCAAGAAGGGGCCAAGGACTGAGTAGGCCAGAAGACAGTTCAGATGTCAAAGGCTCAGAGGCTGGTGTACAGATTCACATCCAGCACACTACTCTAGCAGCACCCTAAGTTCTGGTCACTGGACAGGACGGAGGGAAGTAGCAGGGCAAGCTTTTTTTCAGGGATATAGAGAGAAAACATCTATTGAGAGaggacagagccacagagcaaggTGATACTTGAAACATTGTGAGATTTGcaatttcttgaaatatttgccTTTAAGTGAAACCCTTTGAGGAAAATGGTCTGGGAACTAGTCTTGAAATCACATTCTACTGCTCAGTCAACTCAGGAGGAGGGAACCCCCAAGATTCCAAGGCGCGGTGGcagctttgaagaaaaaaaggaagccgaactaaggagggaggagggagccttTGGAGGGCGGCCCAGATCAGGGCTTAACTCCTAGAGGCTGGTGTGCTTTGCCACACTGGCCAGCTGCTGACCAGCAGTGGGAGGCCCGGAGATTTGGTGACACAGTGCTGGCCACATACAACTGTGACACAGTTGAATGAAAGTGGCAGGAGACTCCCAGGTTGCAGCTGCTCTGTCAGCCCTGACACCATCCCATCTGAGCCTTCCTGATCACACTGCCCCAGGCTCGCCCGTCTCTGCATGCCCCACCCTGCCACTGGTCATGCCATCTGTGTGCTGCTCTTCTTCAAAGGATGCTCAAAGCAATAGATTCTTCTGAAAGTGCCTTAAGTGCCATCAACAAGCATAGGAGGAAACTAACCTATCTAACCCCCCAAAATATTGACTCAGCTTAGTTATTTACTTCTTCACCATATAAAACTCTGG from Phyllostomus discolor isolate MPI-MPIP mPhyDis1 chromosome 1, mPhyDis1.pri.v3, whole genome shotgun sequence encodes:
- the PPCDC gene encoding phosphopantothenoylcysteine decarboxylase isoform X4 gives rise to the protein MEPSSGRLPGLEATRPYLEPRASPLAERRLHVLVGVTGSVAALKLPLLVSRLLDIPGTCVIRAWDRSKPLLFCPAMNTAMWEHPITSQQVGQLQAFGYIEIPCVAKKLVCGDQGLGAMAEVGTIVDKVKEVLSQHADFQQS
- the PPCDC gene encoding phosphopantothenoylcysteine decarboxylase isoform X5, with the translated sequence MFQVIVWMCDFEQLLTPGEYSSPICETDSTFLQGCSGGSWSIYLRGSLSLTCVIRAWDRSKPLLFCPAMNTAMWEHPITSQQVGQLQAFGYIEIPCVAKKLVCGDQGLGAMAEVGTIVDKVKEVLSQHADFQQS
- the PPCDC gene encoding phosphopantothenoylcysteine decarboxylase isoform X6 encodes the protein MWKHRSDPVLHIDLRRWADLLLVAPLDANTLGKVASGICDNLLTCVIRAWDRSKPLLFCPAMNTAMWEHPITSQQVGQLQAFGYIEIPCVAKKLVCGDQGLGAMAEVGTIVDKVKEVLSQHADFQQS